TCGGCCATGCCGTCTCCTAACAACACGACATATTTCATCATATCCTCTATGAACAAAGGCAATCACCTCCCCCGGTCAGCCTCGGGGGTGATGCTGCTGGTGTATATTCTTGAGCCGTTCCCGGCTCACATGGGTGTAAATCTGGGTGGTTGAAATATCGGCATGACCGAGCATCGCCTGAACCGCCCGCAGATCGGCTCCATTGTCCAGCAAATGGGTGGCAAAAGAGTGCCTCAGGGTATGAGGCGTGATGTTTTTAAGGATCCCGGCTTCCAGGGCCCGACGCTTCATCATCTTCCAGAACCCCTGTCGTGTCAACCCGTTGCCCGAACGGTTCAGGAACAAAAAACCACCCCCCCCTTCCCCGCAGAACTCATATCGGCCATGTTGCAGATAATCGAGCACGGCATCCCTGGCGGTATCGCCCAGCGGCACGACCCTTTGCTTGCTGCGCTTGCCCATAGTTGTGAGATATCCGGCATCGAGCTGCAGATCCTGAAGCGTGAGTCCGACCAGTTCCGAAACGCGCAGGCCCGTCGCGTAGAGAATTTCGAGCATGGCGCGATCCCGCAGGTCGTAGCAGGTAGCGCCGCCAGGCGCGCCGAGCAGACGCTCGACTTCAGAAGGGGACAGGGTTTGCGGCAGCTTGTTCAGGCTTTTGGGAGCCTCCACCAACGCCGCAGGATTGGTCGCGGCCAGGCCTTCGGTCAGCAAAAAGCGGTGAAACATGCGCAGCGAAACCAGTTTTCTGGCACGGCTGCGAGGCGAGAGGCCGCGCTCCTTGAGCACCGCAAGAAAGGCAACGACCAGCGACGGCCCAATGTGGTCAGGACAGGCGACACCGCTGCGGGAAAGAAACTCCAGATATCCGGCGAGATCACGGCCGTAGGCATCCAGCGTATTGTTTGAAAGGCCCTTTTCAACCACCAGAAAGTTCAGAAAAAGATCGAGGTATTGATCCATAAACACCTGTTTTTTAAATATACACAATTGATGAATTCATTGAAACCTGGTGAGCGGCCAGCCCGATTTAAAAAACCTCTTACTGATAAAACCGCACCCCGACTGGCCCCGCATCGAATTAATGCGGGGCTTTATCCAGGCAGGCGAGCAAACACTCGCGCACTTCTTCAATACGTTGCGGATCCCGAATTTTCTGGCTGAAAATATCCTTCACATAAAAGGTGTCGGCAACCTGGTCAACCTTGGTCGATATCTTGGCGACACCAAGATACAGCCCCAGATCACGCAGCGTCCGGCAGATACGATACAGCACACCGACTTCATCATGGGTATAGACGTCGAGAACGGTATACTCCTGCGA
This portion of the Syntrophotalea acetylenica genome encodes:
- the xerD gene encoding site-specific tyrosine recombinase XerD, which translates into the protein MDQYLDLFLNFLVVEKGLSNNTLDAYGRDLAGYLEFLSRSGVACPDHIGPSLVVAFLAVLKERGLSPRSRARKLVSLRMFHRFLLTEGLAATNPAALVEAPKSLNKLPQTLSPSEVERLLGAPGGATCYDLRDRAMLEILYATGLRVSELVGLTLQDLQLDAGYLTTMGKRSKQRVVPLGDTARDAVLDYLQHGRYEFCGEGGGGFLFLNRSGNGLTRQGFWKMMKRRALEAGILKNITPHTLRHSFATHLLDNGADLRAVQAMLGHADISTTQIYTHVSRERLKNIHQQHHPRG